One Polyangiaceae bacterium genomic window carries:
- a CDS encoding matrixin family metalloprotease — translation MVHWRAASRFFRTLLVVLAAQVAVVPNVLAYEEGRTEYGARLRLTSLPARVHLDSPVPGFSDGGQAPLLRAIATWNAKACSSPVFVLTEDEDDVLIEIRPIVDDWKFGKAIAAHTDIDSDKFHGDIRHVVIEIDATRTWSGETSVPSDALDLESVLLHELGHALGLAHSRNQDAVMRAGIKPGQTRRVLHDDDAAGACAIVRTVTLYDAESASEFMVRLWRSKWLFITALLFVAGLLVSVIALVKRTTYRQSIHETR, via the coding sequence ATGGTTCATTGGCGCGCCGCATCGCGGTTTTTCCGGACGCTCCTCGTGGTTTTGGCCGCCCAGGTGGCGGTCGTGCCAAACGTTTTGGCCTACGAGGAAGGCCGGACCGAATACGGCGCACGTCTTCGCTTGACTTCCTTGCCGGCACGGGTGCATCTCGATTCACCCGTGCCGGGTTTTTCCGATGGAGGCCAAGCTCCGCTTTTGCGCGCCATTGCAACGTGGAATGCGAAAGCTTGTTCGTCGCCCGTGTTCGTGCTCACGGAAGACGAAGATGACGTATTGATTGAGATTCGGCCCATCGTCGACGATTGGAAATTCGGAAAAGCGATAGCTGCACACACGGATATCGACAGCGACAAATTTCACGGCGATATTCGCCACGTGGTCATTGAAATCGATGCAACGCGCACATGGAGCGGCGAAACCAGCGTGCCGAGCGACGCACTCGATCTCGAGAGTGTGCTTTTGCATGAGCTGGGGCACGCTTTGGGGCTCGCGCATTCGAGGAACCAAGATGCCGTGATGCGCGCGGGCATCAAGCCCGGACAAACGCGGCGCGTGCTTCACGACGACGACGCGGCTGGCGCTTGTGCAATCGTTCGAACAGTCACGTTGTACGATGCCGAGTCGGCGTCCGAATTCATGGTAAGGCTATGGCGATCGAAATGGCTTTTCATCACGGCGCTCCTTTTTGTCGCCGGATTATTGGTTTCGGTCATCGCCCTCGTGAAACGAACGACGTACCGTCAATCGATCCATGAAACTCGATGA
- a CDS encoding serine/threonine protein kinase, with the protein MRETPIRIGSHDIVVELAAGGMATTYLAHKRGDAFFARLVVIKRIHPWLLVDPKSGDMLREEARLGAAIQHPHVVHVEDVTNHDREVCLVMPYVESLSLGALLGAVRRAGERIPPAMTSRIMLDVLSGLHAAHDAKDLRGDPLEIVHRDVSPNNVLVGTDGRGRIIDFGIARAASRLCKTRSGDMRGTIAYMSPEQLRRRELDRRADVFAAGAVLYEALTGERLFEGRDEADILIGVLADEIPTVSRAIPDVGLEVDEVLARALCREREERFPTARAFAEALERALPPAPATDVAAFVERFGQSEFSRRRNAIRAFVDGQTIDVPALDDGHGSAASVEARSGKKRDTYRKWSAVLLVSISTAASGGMFFLPRNPSPNAYAQKMAVHLPTTNPAASSDPAEAPPGGSKSDSKPLAPLGSVVTATAPSSPRTPSTPVRRAAPIREKVDKRHSTELQENPYR; encoded by the coding sequence ATGCGTGAAACACCAATACGGATTGGTTCTCACGATATCGTGGTTGAATTGGCTGCTGGGGGAATGGCCACGACGTATCTTGCGCACAAGCGTGGCGACGCTTTTTTCGCGCGGCTCGTCGTCATCAAGCGGATTCACCCGTGGCTTTTGGTAGACCCGAAATCAGGAGACATGCTGCGCGAAGAAGCTCGCCTCGGAGCGGCCATTCAGCACCCGCACGTCGTGCATGTCGAAGACGTGACGAACCATGATCGTGAAGTTTGTCTCGTCATGCCTTATGTGGAATCCTTGTCTCTGGGAGCATTGCTCGGGGCCGTACGCCGAGCGGGTGAACGCATTCCTCCCGCCATGACGAGTCGCATCATGCTCGATGTATTGTCGGGGCTTCATGCGGCGCATGATGCGAAGGATCTTCGTGGCGATCCGCTCGAAATCGTTCATCGTGACGTGAGTCCCAACAACGTGCTCGTCGGGACAGACGGTCGCGGTCGCATCATTGATTTCGGTATTGCCCGCGCCGCGAGTCGATTGTGTAAAACGAGAAGCGGCGATATGAGGGGCACGATTGCATACATGTCTCCCGAGCAACTCCGCCGTCGCGAATTGGACCGTCGTGCCGACGTATTTGCCGCAGGTGCGGTGCTTTACGAAGCGCTCACGGGGGAAAGACTTTTCGAAGGGCGCGACGAAGCGGATATTTTGATTGGTGTTTTGGCCGATGAAATTCCCACCGTGAGCCGAGCGATTCCGGACGTTGGGCTCGAAGTGGATGAAGTCCTTGCTCGAGCGCTGTGTCGTGAGCGTGAAGAAAGATTTCCGACGGCGCGTGCCTTCGCCGAGGCGCTCGAACGTGCATTACCGCCGGCACCAGCGACCGACGTTGCGGCTTTCGTCGAGCGGTTTGGCCAATCTGAATTTTCGAGGCGACGAAATGCTATTCGAGCATTCGTGGATGGCCAGACAATCGATGTGCCAGCGTTGGACGACGGTCATGGGTCGGCAGCGAGTGTCGAAGCGCGTTCTGGCAAGAAACGAGACACGTATCGCAAATGGAGCGCTGTTTTACTCGTGTCCATCAGTACGGCGGCAAGTGGCGGCATGTTCTTCCTTCCGCGCAATCCGAGTCCGAATGCATACGCGCAAAAAATGGCGGTGCATTTGCCGACGACAAACCCCGCGGCATCCAGCGATCCCGCCGAAGCGCCTCCGGGGGGCTCGAAAAGCGACAGCAAACCTTTGGCTCCTTTGGGTTCGGTGGTAACTGCGACTGCACCGTCGTCGCCTCGCACGCCATCGACGCCCGTTCGTCGAGCGGCACCGATTCGAGAAAAGGTAGACAAGCGCCACTCGACCGAGTTACAAGAAAATCCTTATCGATGA
- a CDS encoding RNA polymerase sigma factor, with protein sequence MKEQTPPARPDPDAELVDRALLGDRHAFDALVTAHRDAITRLCRRYVRRHEDAEDVAQRAFLNAFEKLGDFRRESTFRTWLHRIAVNLALNHVRHAAHEAPIAELDDLPTFTNALETSRLVAAEVWNRAAARIAELPPKQRLVVELRLFHELSFGEIAVLADCSEDSAKVNFHHGIKRLREWIPNPMT encoded by the coding sequence ATGAAAGAGCAGACCCCCCCAGCACGCCCCGATCCCGATGCCGAGCTCGTCGATCGCGCTCTGCTCGGCGACAGGCACGCGTTCGACGCTTTGGTCACGGCGCATCGTGATGCAATCACGCGACTATGTCGCCGATATGTGCGGCGCCATGAAGACGCCGAAGACGTGGCGCAGCGAGCTTTTCTGAATGCATTCGAGAAGCTCGGCGATTTCCGCCGTGAATCGACGTTTCGCACCTGGCTCCATCGAATCGCCGTCAACCTGGCCTTGAACCACGTTCGGCATGCAGCCCACGAAGCGCCCATTGCAGAGCTGGACGACTTGCCCACGTTCACCAATGCCCTCGAAACGAGTCGTCTGGTGGCTGCGGAAGTGTGGAATCGCGCTGCCGCACGCATTGCCGAGCTGCCACCCAAACAGCGGCTCGTGGTCGAGCTGCGGTTATTTCACGAGCTGAGCTTTGGTGAAATAGCCGTCCTCGCGGATTGCAGCGAAGACAGCGCCAAGGTGAATTTTCATCACGGAATCAAGCGCTTGCGCGAATGGATTCCCAATCCGATGACGTGA
- a CDS encoding 3-deoxy-7-phosphoheptulonate synthase: MQHWSPISWKTFPNPQSMPYADPDELDRIACRIANLPPLVTSWEIERLKALIASAQCGERFLLQGGDCAETLEQCNPGAIERTLAILLKMSLVLILGSKKPVVRVGRIAGQYGKPRSSLTETCGGVTLPSYFGDLVNRPERTPEARRPNPQLLLACYEHAAMTLNFVRSLSGGGFADLHHPEVWDLSFFDRAGLPAPLRESYLATTQELADALRFMEALGEHPVCELSRVEFYTSHEGFHLHYESAQTKVISGQSGHYDLTTHMPWIGARTRTLSGAHVEFFRGIRNPIGVKIGPDATPDEVLGLCQVLNPDNEPGRLVLVTRMGAARVKGALPRLLDAVRRADRRVLWVCDPMHGNTVTVADGKKTRSFEAIASEIDETFEAHSDCGTILGGVHLELSGDDVTECIGGGVRETDLSRAYETRCDPRLNHAQALEMAYVVARRMRSECTNGHNRQFAL, from the coding sequence GTGCAACATTGGAGCCCGATTTCTTGGAAAACCTTTCCTAATCCACAGTCGATGCCTTATGCCGACCCAGACGAACTCGATCGCATTGCATGTCGCATCGCGAATCTGCCGCCGCTGGTAACGTCGTGGGAAATCGAACGACTCAAGGCGCTGATTGCGTCGGCTCAGTGCGGTGAACGCTTTCTGCTTCAAGGAGGCGATTGCGCCGAGACCCTGGAACAATGCAATCCGGGCGCGATCGAGCGTACGCTCGCGATTTTGCTGAAAATGTCGCTCGTCCTCATCTTGGGCAGCAAAAAACCCGTCGTTCGAGTCGGGCGCATTGCGGGTCAATATGGAAAGCCGCGCTCGAGTTTGACCGAGACGTGCGGAGGCGTCACGTTACCCAGTTATTTCGGCGACCTCGTGAACAGGCCCGAACGAACGCCCGAAGCGCGAAGGCCCAATCCGCAGCTCTTGCTTGCGTGTTACGAGCATGCGGCAATGACCCTCAATTTCGTGCGTTCACTTTCCGGTGGCGGGTTTGCAGACTTGCACCATCCGGAGGTTTGGGACCTGTCGTTTTTCGACCGCGCTGGCCTCCCTGCGCCGCTTCGCGAAAGTTATCTTGCGACCACGCAAGAACTGGCCGATGCATTGCGATTCATGGAGGCGCTTGGAGAACATCCCGTATGCGAACTGTCGCGGGTGGAGTTCTATACGAGTCACGAGGGATTTCACCTGCATTACGAGTCTGCACAGACCAAGGTGATTTCCGGCCAAAGCGGACATTACGACTTGACCACGCACATGCCATGGATCGGCGCGCGTACGCGCACGCTTTCCGGTGCGCACGTGGAGTTTTTCCGGGGCATACGCAATCCCATTGGCGTCAAAATTGGCCCTGACGCGACGCCCGACGAAGTGCTCGGTCTCTGCCAAGTGCTCAATCCGGACAACGAGCCGGGTAGATTGGTGCTCGTCACGCGTATGGGTGCAGCGCGGGTGAAAGGCGCCCTGCCGCGGCTTCTCGATGCCGTACGGCGAGCAGATCGAAGGGTGCTCTGGGTATGCGATCCGATGCATGGCAATACGGTTACGGTGGCGGACGGGAAAAAGACGCGTTCGTTCGAGGCGATTGCCAGCGAAATTGATGAAACGTTCGAGGCGCATTCCGATTGCGGAACCATTCTCGGCGGCGTGCACTTGGAATTGTCCGGTGACGACGTGACCGAATGTATCGGGGGCGGAGTGCGGGAAACCGACCTGTCGCGCGCGTACGAAACGCGTTGCGATCCACGGTTGAATCACGCGCAGGCGCTCGAGATGGCGTATGTCGTTGCAAGGCGCATGCGCAGCGAATGCACCAACGGGCACAATCGGCAATTCGCGCTTTAG
- a CDS encoding DNA topoisomerase 3 yields the protein MTIAVVAEKPSVARDIARVLGAKQAADGAIEGGGYVVTWAIGHLVALAQPHQVDPAWKRWDLRTLPMLPSSWPLVVIEETKKQFDVVKKILRRPDVECVVCATDAGREGELIFRYIYDAAACSKPVRRLWISSLTPDAIRNGFRNLRDGKWYDPLADAARARSRADWLVGMNLSRAYSLAFREDFSVGRVQTPTLAMVAERELAIRAFVSEDYLELRATFSPEGTKGEDARYVGVLLAASEKPEMPERPARMPPDGQEAERIKKRVERGQAKIEKLKSEIRRTPPPLLYDLTELQRHANRLWGWSAQKTLDVAQGLYERHKLISYPRTDSRHLSTDVASTLGDVVAAIEAPYRSLLAPGTGQTPLGKRFVDDSKVTDHHVIIPTTTSVPSESLSADERKLYDLICRRLLCAWHDDLVERTTTVITEVESVDEGRTCKDRFKTTGTVVEEPGWKVLDLGGVKEGPKKRKKSEFGDETDDEPENQVLPRGLAQGQKQRVEDVRIDKKKTKPPKRFTEATLLTAMETAGKTLDEKELSDALKDTGLGTPATRAAIIETLIKREYVTREGKSLVATDKGILLVNSVHPHVKSVAMTGEWEARLARMARGEGELKTFLRAIEGYIKYVVGAVQDGEITPMPVEAAKPTGESKAVAAKKSVSKTRANGMAAESNVVASAMASPKESKGGKRATMDGKTMAAPVSGAAKARTNMPKIVPDIPVERKPVAQGTPLVEILRERFGFPAFRRYQEPVCHAVAEGKDVLIVMPTGAGKSLCYQLPGVARGGTTLVISPLIALMEDQVGKLRKQGFSAERIHSGRDRASSRAACIDYLAGKLDFLFVAPERLRVPGFPEMLARRKPTLVAVDEAHCISHWGHDFRPDYRMIGQRLPSLRPAPVIALTATATPVVQDDIVRELGLGEGVRFIHGFRRTNISVEVVELTPAGRVEAVTKLLAPEDRRPAIVYAPTRKHAEDTAKVLSRKYSAAAYHAGMETAVRDRIQAAFLAGDIDIVVATIAFGMGVDKPNVRTVVHLALPGSVESYYQEIGRAGRDGLPSRAILMHSFVDRRTHEYFFERDYPDPALLSALYSSLTDRPQTQDALASRLSSEREEFDKVLEKLWIHGGAIVDHEDGVRRGADDFLPEYIAQRRHKQESLAKMAKFAEGHGCRMLHLVQHFGDQEDDGTPCGMCDVCAPDACVGRKFREPSPAETAAINKILAALSREDGQAMGRLHRDTFGDTLDRRSFEHIVNGLSRAGLVHVRTDSFQKGGEWIEFQRVTLADDSPAASWQHASAARFVTLDEKPAKKKAAKTKGASGAKSKAFWARRAMARKKKGS from the coding sequence ATGACCATCGCCGTCGTCGCAGAAAAACCGTCCGTTGCTCGCGACATCGCGCGTGTTCTTGGCGCGAAGCAGGCGGCGGATGGGGCGATCGAAGGTGGCGGGTACGTGGTGACGTGGGCGATTGGGCATCTCGTGGCGCTTGCGCAACCGCATCAGGTGGATCCGGCCTGGAAACGATGGGACTTGCGGACGTTGCCAATGCTCCCGTCGTCATGGCCGCTCGTGGTGATTGAAGAAACGAAAAAGCAGTTCGATGTCGTCAAGAAGATTTTACGGCGACCGGATGTCGAATGCGTCGTGTGTGCAACGGATGCGGGGCGCGAAGGCGAACTGATATTCCGATACATTTATGATGCGGCAGCGTGCAGCAAACCCGTGCGCCGGCTTTGGATTTCGTCGCTGACCCCGGATGCCATTCGTAATGGTTTTCGCAATTTACGCGACGGAAAATGGTACGATCCGCTTGCGGATGCGGCGAGAGCACGCAGCCGAGCCGATTGGCTCGTCGGAATGAACCTTTCTCGAGCATATTCACTTGCATTTCGTGAAGATTTTTCCGTGGGCCGCGTGCAAACGCCCACGCTTGCCATGGTCGCCGAACGAGAATTGGCCATTCGAGCTTTCGTTTCGGAAGATTATCTCGAATTACGTGCCACGTTTTCTCCCGAAGGCACGAAGGGCGAAGATGCTCGTTACGTTGGCGTACTACTCGCGGCGTCCGAAAAACCAGAAATGCCGGAACGGCCTGCGAGAATGCCGCCCGATGGGCAAGAGGCCGAGCGTATCAAAAAGCGTGTGGAGCGGGGGCAAGCCAAAATTGAAAAACTCAAATCGGAGATTCGCAGAACGCCTCCGCCGCTTCTTTATGATTTGACCGAATTGCAACGTCACGCGAACCGTCTTTGGGGATGGAGCGCGCAAAAGACGCTCGATGTTGCGCAAGGTCTGTATGAACGTCACAAGCTCATCAGTTATCCGCGTACCGATAGCCGGCATTTGTCGACCGATGTTGCATCGACGCTGGGCGATGTCGTTGCGGCCATCGAGGCGCCGTATCGGTCGCTGCTGGCGCCGGGAACGGGACAAACACCGCTTGGAAAACGATTCGTCGACGACTCGAAAGTGACCGACCACCATGTCATCATTCCGACGACGACGAGCGTGCCTAGTGAAAGTCTTTCCGCGGATGAACGCAAGCTTTATGATTTGATTTGTCGCCGGCTTCTTTGCGCCTGGCACGATGATCTCGTCGAGCGCACGACGACGGTGATTACCGAAGTCGAATCGGTGGATGAAGGACGAACGTGCAAGGATCGATTCAAGACGACGGGTACGGTGGTCGAAGAGCCGGGCTGGAAAGTATTGGATCTTGGTGGCGTCAAAGAAGGTCCAAAAAAGCGGAAGAAAAGCGAATTCGGGGACGAGACCGACGACGAGCCGGAAAACCAAGTGCTTCCGAGGGGTTTGGCGCAGGGGCAAAAGCAGCGGGTGGAGGACGTCCGTATCGATAAGAAAAAGACCAAACCGCCGAAACGTTTTACCGAAGCGACGCTCTTGACGGCCATGGAGACGGCGGGAAAAACCCTGGACGAAAAAGAATTGTCCGATGCATTGAAAGATACGGGGCTCGGCACTCCCGCGACACGTGCAGCGATCATCGAGACGCTCATCAAACGCGAATACGTGACGCGTGAAGGGAAGAGTTTGGTTGCGACGGACAAGGGCATATTGCTCGTGAATTCGGTCCATCCGCATGTGAAAAGCGTGGCAATGACAGGGGAATGGGAGGCGCGGCTTGCGCGGATGGCTCGAGGAGAGGGCGAATTGAAAACGTTTCTTCGCGCAATCGAAGGTTACATCAAGTACGTCGTGGGCGCCGTTCAAGATGGGGAGATCACGCCAATGCCGGTCGAGGCGGCGAAGCCGACTGGCGAAAGCAAAGCGGTAGCGGCAAAGAAAAGCGTGTCGAAGACGCGTGCGAACGGTATGGCAGCGGAATCGAACGTCGTTGCAAGTGCAATGGCGTCTCCCAAGGAATCGAAGGGGGGCAAACGAGCGACGATGGATGGGAAAACAATGGCCGCCCCGGTGTCGGGGGCGGCGAAGGCTCGGACGAATATGCCGAAAATCGTACCCGACATTCCCGTCGAGCGCAAACCGGTGGCGCAAGGGACGCCGCTTGTCGAGATATTGCGCGAGCGGTTCGGATTTCCTGCGTTTCGGCGATACCAAGAGCCCGTTTGTCACGCCGTCGCCGAGGGGAAAGACGTTTTGATCGTGATGCCCACTGGGGCAGGGAAGTCTTTGTGTTATCAGCTTCCGGGGGTTGCGCGAGGTGGGACGACGCTGGTCATCAGCCCGCTCATTGCATTGATGGAGGATCAAGTCGGCAAGTTGAGAAAGCAGGGTTTTTCTGCGGAGCGAATTCATTCGGGGCGTGACAGAGCGAGCTCTCGAGCTGCGTGCATTGATTATTTGGCTGGCAAATTGGACTTCTTGTTTGTCGCGCCAGAACGATTGCGTGTACCCGGTTTTCCTGAAATGCTTGCCCGGCGAAAACCGACGCTCGTTGCGGTGGATGAGGCACATTGTATATCGCATTGGGGGCACGATTTTCGGCCGGATTACCGAATGATTGGACAAAGGCTTCCGTCGCTCAGGCCGGCGCCCGTGATTGCGCTCACGGCAACGGCGACGCCCGTGGTTCAAGACGACATCGTACGAGAATTGGGTCTCGGAGAGGGGGTTCGGTTCATTCATGGGTTTCGCCGGACGAACATTTCCGTCGAAGTCGTGGAACTCACGCCCGCCGGACGAGTAGAAGCCGTCACGAAATTGCTTGCGCCTGAAGACAGGCGACCGGCCATCGTGTATGCTCCGACGCGCAAGCATGCCGAAGATACGGCGAAGGTGCTATCGCGGAAATATTCCGCGGCCGCATATCACGCGGGAATGGAAACGGCCGTGCGGGATCGTATTCAGGCGGCATTTCTAGCGGGTGACATCGACATCGTGGTGGCGACGATTGCATTTGGAATGGGGGTGGACAAACCGAACGTGCGCACCGTCGTTCACTTGGCGCTGCCCGGAAGTGTGGAATCATATTATCAGGAAATCGGGCGAGCGGGGCGCGATGGGCTTCCTTCTCGGGCGATCCTTATGCATTCTTTCGTCGACCGCCGCACACACGAATACTTTTTCGAGCGAGACTACCCTGATCCGGCACTGCTTTCGGCGCTTTATTCTTCGCTGACGGACCGGCCGCAAACGCAGGATGCGCTTGCTTCGCGATTGTCGTCCGAGCGAGAAGAATTCGACAAGGTGCTGGAAAAGTTGTGGATTCACGGCGGTGCCATCGTCGATCATGAAGACGGAGTGCGTCGGGGCGCGGACGATTTTTTGCCCGAATACATTGCGCAGCGGCGGCACAAGCAAGAAAGCCTGGCGAAGATGGCGAAATTCGCCGAAGGGCATGGTTGTCGCATGCTGCATCTGGTGCAGCATTTCGGCGATCAAGAGGACGACGGAACGCCTTGCGGAATGTGTGACGTATGCGCGCCGGATGCGTGTGTGGGGCGGAAATTCCGCGAGCCGAGTCCTGCGGAAACGGCGGCAATCAACAAGATACTCGCGGCGCTTTCTCGGGAAGATGGGCAGGCAATGGGGCGGCTTCATCGTGACACGTTCGGTGATACGCTGGATAGGCGGTCGTTCGAGCATATCGTCAATGGCCTTTCGCGCGCGGGTCTCGTGCACGTGCGCACGGATTCATTTCAAAAAGGCGGGGAATGGATTGAATTTCAGCGAGTGACATTGGCGGACGATTCGCCCGCGGCATCATGGCAACATGCGTCGGCCGCGCGTTTCGTGACGCTCGATGAAAAACCCGCAAAGAAAAAAGCAGCCAAGACGAAGGGCGCGTCCGGGGCGAAGTCGAAGGCGTTTTGGGCGCGTCGCGCAATGGCGCGTAAGAAAAAAGGTAGTTGA
- the pbpC gene encoding penicillin-binding protein 1C, which yields MTPTRKKQLRIAAAALGTVTLATCALTMMEHTRARAGEPSAELAEQWHEGHRIEDRNGKLLREVVSENDLRGRPISLSEMGDRIIVTTLVSEDKRFFEHDGVDGFAIARAIGQNVKGTRLVSGASTITQQLVKLLDGEGKPEKRTLWRKLVEAARAQNLEKVADKQTILEAYLNRLDYGHGLSGPEAAARGYFGVAARDLSFAQAAYLAVLPRAPSFLDPYHHHDRVLLRQRALLESLHETGILTDADLSRTLAEPIKVRPLHRPFHAPHFVNAVLAETVPSGERGHGVTRTTLDFQLQKDVEGLVRTHLASLEGFGATNAAVVVVDNATGDVLSWVGSGSFWDEAISGQVDMVRARRQPGSTLKPFVYALAFADGHSAAEPLADVPTHFSQTGGTYAPGNFDGTFEGPISAREALAGSLNVPVVRLAAEIGENRVLDALLALGFSSLDKDASHYGLALALGAGEVTLRELAGAYVTLARGGEPMPMRLVHHGDATPVPGERLMDSSIAALVTESLSDPLARVRGLHGRGPFDIGFPVAVKTGTSSGYRDTWCAGYTHERTVAVWLGNTKGAPTQKLTGATGAGPLFADVMRRSMDDVPMRAPLWNADDLEMAEVCPLSGKRPGPACVDHAPRHFIRGKAPTESCDMHVRATARIIDHPGESPFVCDPAGGGSIVVLPKEYDNFLASLPLGAPGRDTHGLPWMSKSSVPGCGTTTAESIRIDGIADGSVFVYDDSNAHMLTVGASIVGGSADQRIVNEVEFVVDGKVIGRSRAPFRVSYRLEPGDHELVVRPSDAHAPVHRAVTRFSVR from the coding sequence ATGACGCCGACGCGCAAAAAGCAATTGCGAATCGCCGCCGCGGCGCTCGGAACAGTGACACTCGCGACCTGCGCGCTGACCATGATGGAACATACGCGGGCTCGAGCGGGCGAACCGTCGGCAGAGCTCGCCGAGCAATGGCACGAAGGGCATCGAATCGAGGATCGCAATGGCAAGCTTCTGCGCGAAGTCGTTTCCGAAAATGATTTGCGCGGGCGCCCGATTTCGCTGTCTGAAATGGGCGACCGAATCATCGTCACGACGCTCGTGAGCGAAGACAAGCGTTTCTTCGAACACGATGGCGTGGATGGATTCGCGATTGCGCGAGCGATTGGTCAAAATGTGAAGGGCACGCGGCTCGTAAGTGGAGCGAGCACCATCACGCAGCAGCTCGTCAAATTGCTCGATGGCGAGGGAAAACCAGAAAAACGCACGCTGTGGCGGAAACTCGTCGAAGCGGCTCGCGCCCAAAACCTCGAAAAAGTCGCGGACAAACAGACCATTTTGGAGGCTTACTTGAACCGGCTCGATTATGGGCATGGTTTGTCCGGGCCGGAGGCCGCAGCGCGAGGATACTTTGGGGTCGCGGCACGCGACTTGAGCTTTGCACAAGCTGCGTATCTAGCGGTGTTGCCGCGCGCGCCTTCCTTCTTGGATCCGTACCATCATCACGATCGCGTGCTTTTGCGTCAACGTGCGCTGCTCGAATCCTTGCATGAAACGGGTATCTTGACCGATGCGGATCTCAGCCGAACGTTGGCAGAGCCCATCAAAGTACGACCGCTCCATCGACCGTTTCACGCACCACACTTCGTCAATGCCGTTCTTGCCGAAACGGTTCCCAGTGGGGAACGTGGTCATGGCGTAACTCGCACGACGCTCGATTTTCAGCTTCAAAAGGACGTCGAAGGGCTCGTCCGCACGCACCTCGCGTCGCTCGAAGGGTTTGGCGCAACGAACGCTGCCGTGGTCGTCGTGGACAATGCGACAGGCGATGTATTGTCGTGGGTGGGAAGTGGTTCGTTTTGGGACGAAGCCATTTCGGGACAAGTCGATATGGTGCGCGCTCGAAGGCAGCCCGGATCGACACTGAAACCATTCGTTTATGCGCTCGCATTTGCCGATGGTCACAGTGCAGCGGAGCCATTGGCGGATGTGCCCACGCACTTTTCGCAAACGGGTGGAACGTACGCGCCGGGCAATTTCGATGGAACGTTCGAAGGCCCCATCAGCGCCCGGGAAGCACTCGCAGGAAGCTTGAATGTGCCCGTCGTGCGGCTCGCCGCCGAAATCGGTGAAAACCGCGTGCTCGATGCACTGCTTGCATTGGGCTTTTCGAGCTTGGACAAGGATGCGAGCCATTATGGCTTGGCGCTCGCGCTTGGCGCTGGTGAGGTCACGCTTCGTGAATTGGCGGGCGCGTATGTCACGCTCGCGCGCGGGGGCGAGCCAATGCCAATGCGCTTGGTGCATCATGGCGATGCGACGCCGGTCCCAGGGGAACGCCTCATGGATTCGTCGATTGCGGCACTCGTTACGGAATCGCTATCGGATCCGCTCGCTCGCGTGCGCGGGCTTCACGGTCGAGGTCCCTTCGACATAGGTTTTCCCGTGGCCGTAAAAACCGGCACGAGCTCGGGCTACCGAGATACTTGGTGTGCGGGATATACGCACGAACGTACGGTCGCAGTTTGGCTGGGCAATACAAAAGGAGCACCGACGCAAAAATTGACGGGCGCAACCGGCGCTGGCCCGCTCTTCGCCGACGTCATGCGGCGAAGCATGGACGACGTGCCTATGCGAGCGCCGCTTTGGAATGCCGACGACCTCGAAATGGCCGAGGTTTGTCCGCTATCGGGAAAGCGTCCGGGTCCCGCATGCGTGGACCATGCGCCGCGCCACTTCATTCGGGGCAAAGCACCCACGGAATCATGCGACATGCATGTGCGAGCCACTGCGCGCATTATCGATCATCCAGGCGAATCTCCGTTCGTTTGCGACCCGGCGGGCGGCGGGTCGATCGTGGTATTGCCGAAAGAATACGACAACTTTTTGGCTTCCCTGCCGCTTGGAGCACCGGGGCGTGATACGCATGGGTTGCCATGGATGTCGAAATCGAGCGTTCCGGGGTGCGGGACGACGACGGCCGAATCAATACGAATCGACGGAATCGCTGACGGAAGCGTTTTCGTATACGACGACTCGAACGCGCACATGTTGACGGTCGGGGCATCCATCGTTGGCGGCTCGGCTGATCAGCGCATTGTCAACGAAGTCGAATTCGTGGTCGATGGCAAAGTCATTGGCCGCTCCCGAGCGCCATTTCGTGTCAGCTATCGGCTCGAGCCAGGCGATCATGAATTGGTGGTGCGGCCTTCGGACGCGCATGCGCCCGTGCACCGTGCGGTCACAAGATTTTCGGTGCGATGA